The segment CGAGGCTGCTGCGTAGTACGGCAGCAGTGCGGGGTAGGGGTGGTGCGGCAGGGGCGCGGCAGCCGACGGGCCCGAAACggcggccgctgctgccgccgcggcTGCCGCGAAATAGTGCGCCGGGAAGAGGCCCTGTCGCTGGGCCATCTTGAGCCGCGAGGTCAGCTGCTTCTTCCACTTGGTGCGCCGGTTTTGGAACCAAGTTTTGATCTGCACCTCGGTCAAGTGCAACGCCTTCGACAACTCGAGACGCTTGCTCACGCTTAGATATTTGTCAATCTGTGAACGATAGACaagatttttgtttagaaatacgtgtttggtttaaaattgaatcaagacaaataaggaaaatattaagaagTTTAGAAATTGATATATTGTACCTTAAATTCGCTTTCTAATCGCTCTAGCTGTTTGGCACTGTATGCTTGGCGGGGTTTGCGGTCGATTCCTGGTTTCCGAGACCTTCTTCCAACAGGTTTCGGAGctgaaatcaatataataaattcaaattattgatatttgctttttttctagtattttttcttgatataaaaaaatcacttccaCAAGGACCTTAGTACactaaaaactcaaattttctctaaaatttccagcgcttgaccacagatcagatttcgattcctctcctCGACATCCGTCTAACAGCATATATGAaacctctttgttgtgaaatataaaataagatttcaagtggAGAGACAGTTCTTACTGTTTGAAAAGCAGTTTAACTTTTCTAAAATTCGACAGTGCGCTACTTAGGTCAAGTTTGGCTTTAACAAAAACCccaagggatgagtttatgcaattttcctctttaaggACCTCAAGGCGAAGCCTAATTCTGGACGCACTCGCCCAAATCAACACTATATTAACTAATTCTTTCTCCTGCAAAAGCTTTTTGTCAATGATGCGTTTTCTATCCCTGAATGAAAAGTCTCTCTCAACACCAAACAGATATCGCACACAAAAACCGTCATCACGAAGAGCGTGTTGCCGAGCTATTTTGCGCGGTTAGCGCGTTGACAGGTCCAATTTGAGGATTGCAACACACAATGCGAGTGTAATTATCGCGTCTCTCTTGTGGcgtcaaataataattgtagcAGCGCGCACGCAGGGAGTGAGTGTGCGCGCGAGCCGTTCGTATAAGATTATACTCACTCTCTCGGCACACACTCGACAATTAGCGGTGACAATTGCTGTGGTAAACTGTTAGGCCCAATAGTGTTAGCTGCTCGCGCGGTCAGCTCGGaattgagtgtgtgtgtatgtgctcTTCTCGAGGGAAACGCCGCGGGCGCGTAAGCGCAGCGCGCACAAAAGAGCACCTATATATCTATTGGCGCTAATTGCGGCGGCAAACAACAATCCAAAAAGCTgggtgacattttctcactttCAAGTCGTGCATATATAAAATGGACCTCCTTCGACAAGTGTGAAAACGCGGTCGGggaattcttttaaaattcttcctTTCCGCGTTTTCCAACAGCGCGTCATTTGTGCCCAAAGTTCTCGAGAGCGCGAGAGTGTATATCTTTTAAAGAGTTGTTATTGCTTAGCACATATTTGTAGAGGATTATATTTGGCGATGCTGTCTCATGGTTTCGATGCAGCCGCAAATGTACCTCTTTGTGTTTGATGAGGACACGGCGCTGTAAAACCATTTCTTCGACAAAGCGCGAGAATTTCTCCCAGGCGCGCATTCCCCTGATTCGAAAAAGCATCGAGCTCCACGAAAAGGGACCATTTAGCACTTTGGTAcgcatttttattgtgttaGCCCCCCTTGTTTGCCACAATCGCTTGGCTCTTCTGTGAAAAGTGATGTGCGCATTTAACCCTTCACGATTTTCTAAAAGGACTTTGTATCTTACgagagtaaattaaatatcgacttttaaggaaaaataatgtattgtGTAATGCACggattattcaatttaatttgtttcacatcatttttggataaaaattatgaaattttaagttttgataTAGTAAAGCCTTATAGATAAGGGCAATGCTCTTTCCCTTCTAGCTCAAACCAgtaacttaataaaaattaaatggctcTTATCTAGCTGACAGGACAGTACACAGtaggaaaacaataattaacaaaGAGTTAACACTTAAGAGAGTCAGTCCAAGCGAACACTTCACTTCCTTCATTTTCTCTCAGCCTcgacatttaattttggaaattcctTTTTGTTCTACACGTGATCGAAATGTTAATATAATGATAGTCAAATTTTTGTTGGCTTGTAAAATCACTCGTTTGAATTCAAAAGCATATCAGTTGGAAACATTTTGtgttaaaagaaaacacattgcttttaacttaaaaaccGTTATGAACAAACATTGCTTCCGcattattgttgaaaattattttcttgaatgGAAGTGAACTTGTCATACGCATTTCGACAGTTCCTGCTTTgaaagtttgaattaaattgtttttaaatgtatcAAAATGTTAATAACTTTGCTCGATGGTTGAGATTTGAGATATTTCGGAGGCAATCAAagatcattttattatttctgacaCTTAATTGAAATATCTTTTTTGCGAACGCGAGTAAACATTTTCTCTAGAGGAAGACATTTCCGATGGTTTCGAAACATTCCGACTTGCCGTTGGTTCATGAGATTTTACTTCTTATTGTTCTCTGCATGTTTCAACCCGAagcacagtaaatttttattaataaatcattgcctacaaaatatttggtaagaaataagtattaattttgtaagaaagaaataataatgttgctaatagtgaaatttgaaaaccgAAAGATTATTTCTACACcatcataaaaattactgcCCAATATtggattataatttaacagttaattgaaattgagaGAAGAAACAATAGGCActggttattttaatttttgaatgaaatataaatttactggCCGTACAATCttagataaaaattctttctcgttccattttccaatttttcgcaCCTAAAATATCCTGTTGGTCTCCAACTGTATTCCATAAATTACTTTGCgggtaaaattataattttaaaatattatttaagcaataaaaaaagatttaccTTGAAGTCCAAAGAATTGGCTGTGATGCTTTCCAGGGAACCAATTATTGTAGAACAGGGGGTATTGCGGCGTGTGCAAGCAGGGCATGCTCGGCACTTCAGGTGCCAACTGGGCGCCCTGGCTGAAGTCGAAGGGCATCGGCGCGTTGCTGGGGGTTGGCCTCAGCACCTTACTGTTAGGCGGCAGGTGCGACGACGGACTTTTGTCAATTATGTTCTCGATGTAAAAGGCCTTGGCCTTTGAAGAAACCACTGGCGACTCGGGTAGAGACTCACCGCCGGATCTTGAATCTACTTCCGACGATGTTGTCTCCATGGTGTCGGGGTTGAGAGTGGAAGAGCCGAACGCTGCTACTGCCGCGTTCAAATCCCTGGCTTGCTCAGCGCCCATTCATGGGGGGGTGGGGCTTACAGTCTTTTTAACAAGTAGGTGCGAATATATGGTATGCCGGCCCATCGGATAATTTGATGGTCGACGCCAAACAGCTCTTACTTTGCCGCGGTGCGCGAATTGCGCTTTCAGTGCGGCCTCATTGCGCGCCAATTGACACGTTTGCACAAGGAAGAAGGCAGGGGGGTTGAGGTTTTTTCAATATGCTTTCTTAAAAGCTCAATGGGAGACAGGactaaatattacatttttaaaactaaattgaatGAGTTCATTTCAAACTATAGGAGGTGGAAATCAACCAAAGTATTCGATATGATCAGAATCGATTCAAATTGAGCAACTTGAAAACTTTCTATCACATTGTAAAGTTTGCTCGAGACTTGGTTTAACACGTAATTCAtattcaaactttatttatttaatggcaTAGTCATACATGATGTGTCATTCTTCTCCAAAATGCTAGCtatcaatttataaatacacTCACGATATAAGTTTTATACAATatcaacattaatttcaaacatacATTTTTAACGTAAGCTAAATAGGTATGTTAGTTGTAACACTCGTCTTCAACCGGTCAATGACCGGCACGCCCGGAAAACTtcattggatttatttttggtaagAATTCGAATAATGGATCAAACGTCTGTAACAGGATATTGCACCACgcaaattatacaaaaaaattaattattctctcTTTGAATAATTACGTCCCGAGCAAATTTACAACGCTACAATATTAAAGGTTCAGTTGCTTTTATTGATATACGTaaccaaaatttaacaattttatcttttaatgaaatataaatttcacattatttcttttaagatTGTAAAAAaggttgatttttataattttgtattgaaaaattgctcaacaGTTAAAACAGCGTTTAACTTTCGAAACAAAAACGGCAATTTTTAAGACCATTGcagcataaatatattttctgtaataatccccatgttatccgtgaGAAATTTGATCGcatcaataaaaataggaaaaaaatacgTGGATTGTTAGATCGAATAagacaaattacaaattttctgtcgATGCCATGTAAgtagtaaaaattgtttccacaCGCGGTTAAGCCTTAAGACCAACTACCTCTCATCAacactaaatataaaaattgcttttataaatattaaatatattattctcTTTTACTGAATctgttaataatattaaaaggcgtctcagccgcgagattttaGGCGGCGGCTGGTGGAAGCGGCTTTGGCCGGCCATTTTTTGCACTGgtggctgcccacgtgacccaaaatttgccggctggcgcggcgcagcgtggctggctgagacctctaaataatatcaaatattatttgttatttgttatttgtttattcctactgtcatagttacaaaatttaaatacataaaattaagacaTGGTAAGAATGGGCAAACAAATGCTagcagaaaactgcaaaaacgcTTGAAAACATAAGTTATctcacgccgcactgagccgcatATTGGATtttagatatatatatatttatattggaTTTTAGATAAAAGTTGTTGAAACAattgtgaaaatatattatgttcaattttttggctgaagatatatattttattgcgtgcaaaaatttgcacatATAGCCAATTAATATGTTACACAGCGCGTGCTGGATGTACGTGAAAATTATCAGTGAGTTGGAGTTCTTTAACACCCTTTTGGttatttaatctaattttttatttttggttttcctGTCCGAGATTCGGGGAGGGCGCGCACcgtactagcacgaatgctgaaacccgggtccccaAACCACCGCGAATAACGGATAACACGGGCGCACCaggcccactgaagggccacttgccccCGCACCGAAgactttttttgaaacgcaaaGACATTCGTCctgtgaagccaaatcacgcatgctggaaaggtgcaaaccagcaagtagcgagtttgCCTATATATAGAGCTATGAAGCCGGCATGCACCTACTGACTGCACGCAtgtttgctttattttaacTTCAGTGATCTAACAAAACCCTAACTACTTTCAACGAACAGAAAATGTGCACTCGTATAATACTCGGAGGAGGCAGGAACTGCACATTCAGCCGCAAACAACAATGATGTCCAAGTATAATCCGCTGACTTGTGTTGCAATGCTCTACAATATGCTGCCAGTTGCGATTCGCCTGGAGCCCAGATATAAAGAGTTTGTGATTGCGTTGAAAGAGTTCTTGTATGCTCATAAGTTCTACTCTTTTGTTGAATATCAGAATTGTGTAGACAACTTGTGATTTTGATATGTTAACTGGAGCCAATATGTTGATGCGCAGTGtgatttggtttaaaaatatcaattttactgtGTTTAATATTGCTTTATGTACAGTAGTTGTAGCAACTACTATGTTtctttttgaatgaatgttactgtatgattgatttttttttgcaattggatGTATGTAATTCGGTACAATTTATTGTGATGAGTTATGTGCAtgccaaaagtcaaataaagattattattattattaatgttcCAGCATGCTACACCCTagacattaattaataaacaataaatttacgtCACTTATAGAGTTTAACGCAATCCTATGCACATAtcctaacaatttttatgcTATTAACTATAACTGTGTTTAATACGAacgagaattaataaaatttaaatctataaaaaGCAGCACATTTCCTAGTAGCTAATATAATTGCCGAGGGTGCTTTAAAAGAGGCTCGCGCGGTCATTGTTCAGACAGAGTGACAGAAGACAAGCGCGGGCGCCAATTAATTGGTCAATATGAAATACGCGTCTCGCTGTGTCGAGGTGCTAAGTGGTTGACATAGAACGGTGCTAAACGACGCTGGATAACGTGGGCATATTTTGTTAGAAAGGAACAATCGACGGCACTAATTATACAAGCGACAAATTCACACTATGGTCAACTGCGCTTGCCTCACCAACAGCTTTCAAGGTTCCATTTCAATAAAGAGTGACTAAAAATGGATGTACTCTTTTATTGATTCAAATCGGAAGTCACTATTAAACTTTAAACTGTGACAATACATATATTTCAATTACgaggattttatttatggcATGAATTGGGGGaaacacataaattaaaagctttaaaGGCCAACAGTTATGAACATTTTGTATTGTTGACTATAGCTAAAAAGGATATTGAAACCGCAAAATACTGGAAAacgcttgttgccaatgcatgaactcatcccttttAGGATTCACAATAAGTATCATACATATAGCactgtcaattttttagaaaagttaaaatgcttttcaaacagTGAGAACTGGCTCCCtacttttatttcacaacaaagtgttttcctaaaaggttttatacgatgttggacagatctcgacaagaagtggaatcgaaatatgccaagaaaacgTGGCAaagtgctggaaattttgtagataatttaaaaaaaataattgaaattttatagtaATAGCAAGGTGCTTTattgattattgcaaattttagaacaaattgtgtatcgatcaactgcttattatCAAAcaactcaaataatttttagttgtcgctctgtatcgatccacttcaattgagtttatttttgtgaactttagaaaaattttatctccatTAGGATTTGAggaatagttaaatttttagattttgcaaaatttctggAAGAGTTAAATAGTTTGtcgataatttttacaattaattttgatcccTCTCGTTACTCAGTGCGGCGAAAGGATTGATCGTTTCCTTTTCTTGCTTTCAAATCTGTAAGAAtatactatttttaatttaaattccattttttactgcctggaaatttttatctgggagctgtaaattatttgccaGGCAGAAAACCAGAGGGGGGAGGTTTTTTCTCGCTTGTGAGGGTACGATAGGGCGCAATTTGTTTAAACGAACCATAAGGTGGTCAATTACACGCGGGGGAGGCCTATTTCTCATACTGGTTAAATAACGGATATCACATGAATGCGCATTAGATCGAGCAGAGGGCGAAAATACACATCGGGTGCAGATCGAGTTTCGGTTGGAGGCTGGGAAGACGGCGCGTCTGTTGCACCTGTAGCAAAAACCAGCACCCTCGACCGATAAATCACCGCGGCGCGCGCTGCTTATGTTATTATCCACTCAGCAAACCTCACGTGCGCACACATAACAAGTACGCGACGCGACGAGTAGCGCGTCGATTGCATTAGCAGTTATGCGCACGGGTAAGTGCTGGGAAAGGGCCATTAGAGCCATTAGTGACGCTGTGAAAATTCATACCCTCGCTTTCCGCGTGAAATGATTCAAGCGTGCATCATTGACTAAAAAGACAATACTTGCGTCCAATTAATTTACTCCCAAAGACACATtactcaaattaataatattttgttttagcgATTATTTGGATCGAGGCATcatgttgtaatttttactaatgattttaaagtggatcaatTAAGGGcgacatttgaaaattatttgaatgattttatgcaataagcagttgattgATAAACAATTTACAATGATCAAAAAGGAAGTTGCTATTATatacagtaaaatttcaaatttatcgaattttctcttaaatttataGCGCTGCCCTCGTCGAGATCAGTCCAACATTGTATAAATccttttggggaaactctttttgttttgaaataaaataggatttcaagtaaggagacagccctcgCCATATGAAAAGGTTTGCCAGGGcttggataaaaaattatcaaatttcacttttgattGACtgctttgcagccactttcaTGCGATGGTTTAATAGatttaattccattaatcAGGCCTTCTTTCTATATAGTGAATAAACGTAATGTATTTTCTAATCTCATAATCATCTTTTAATGTAAGGAAAACAACGATATATACCGAACAGGGtttcaagaaaaacaaaataacttgTACAAATCAAGTcagtgttaaattaaataaaaattttatgtgacTCACTTGATGGATCTTAACCAATTCAAACATGAGATTCctaaaaagagtgaaaatacAACATACGTACAGTGTTTATATGTATCTGTTGCGTAATGTTTTAGGGATAGTTTTGGTCAGTTTTGTTACAGgttccaataaaaaatcatttccacgcgttaacaaatttttgaattattaacaCGCATGTAAACCAAATATAAACAagtctatttattatttcgtcatatcaaaccaattcagttaggAAGGCTAAAAAGTAaagctgaaatgaaaatagaCGATATATTTGTCTATTTGTGTTTAACAAACACcataaatgtttcaaatttaagtgGCTAAAgtccatattttaaataaatataaatatgtttcaaaTAGAGGTATCAGATCAGTTTATGAAATTTCTTGTAGTTCTTCATTGCTCAGAAATGTCATCCATTTTGCTTTGAGGATTGAAAACTATATCAAATATGACAATCTTTTTGACATcttttttgtgtatttataTATGAGAGTGCGTTTTGAAGTcctcaatttattattttgaacctGTATAAGATTGCGAGGAACAATGAAAATGATGGAATGTGGAAAGGTACGTATTCCGAATTCCAAAATCCGTTTGCATAATAAAAGCAATtgttttttcataataaatatttcagattcTGAAAGTGCTTGTGTTTTCGCTTATTGTTGGGGCCTCCACCCTTCCGGATCAGGACGATTTaagcgatttaattttacaggtATGAACCTTAACCACTTCAtgaaacataataataataatcacgcGTTGAGAGCTGAAatgcataataatttttctctttggagTAGATCGGCTATAACGAACTCGACATAAATGGGAAGGACAAATTCATTGTGATTCTCGGAGATGTCGACGGGGGAGAAAGCGAATTTAGTAATGTGTTGCTAAACGTCTCAACCAAGCCTAGAAAAGCGCGCACAAGCGTTTACCTCCCCAGTGTAATGTCTGACGCCAAATCCGGATCTTTGGTGATCGATTTACCCGGATTTCACGACAGCCGCAACAGCATTGCTGATTTGGCagctggattttttaataagatcGTGTTCGACTCAGTCAAACGagtgaaaattgtaattatgaCGACAGCAAATGAAACGCAAAATGTCGACTCATTGCTGGACAAACTGGTTCAAATAGTCGGGGAAAACTATATTGGCCTGGACAAGTCTGTCTCTGTTGTTATCACGAAAGCCGACAATTCTACATCAGACGAGGAAGAGATAGataattttgttaagaaaattattttcgactATTTCGTGAGTGTAGAAAAGTTTGGCGAGCAATTTTACCTGCAGAAGAGGGCCTTGCTCTCGAGTTTACTCAAGCAAAATTTCACCGCTGTGTTTAAAAGACCAACTAAAGAGGGAAATCCCTGGGACGCCcttgaaatgaaagaaaatcaccGAGAATTGCGGCtaatgatttttgaaaatgtcaaGTTCTCCAGTCCGTTCCTGGAAAGATGTCGCACAGTCGTTGCGAATGCGACAATCAAGAGACacgcttcttcaattttggaCGACTCTGTTATTACTCTGATTGCCGATATGATGCTCAAATTAATATTGGTAAACGtgttgaatgcaaattttagcaATAAGCTCTCGGTCGTTGCTGATATCAAACTCGAGGAATTTTATGAGTTTCaacaaatgttttcaaacCTAACTCGGGAAGAGTTTCATGATTACATCATACGGTTTGGTGAACCATTTTGGTTCgatatgaaatttgaaattaaaaaattcgagtttGTTAGAAGCGCAATAACGGGTGACACATCTGACCAGGAATCGCCCGTCTTGGACGAGCTCAAGTTATGGATGTTAAGACGGTTGGACAGATTAgaatacattattttacaCTATAATCAACAGCAAAACACTCCTCACGAGGAGCCAACAACACCGCATTCAGATAATTAATGTTAACAGCAGAGCTTTTAAACATTCTGTGCAGAATAAAAATCGCAGTAACTCCATCGCATGCAGTATCATTTTCTATACACTAAAGATTTGAGGGTGGTCTCTAATTAATCCACGGCAGATTCTGACGCGAGCACCATTGTTTGCGGAGATACATATCCTCCGCGGGCAAAGTGCAGCGCGGATGGATAATGGCGAAAGCAACGCGAAAAGGAgctcagcggcggcggcggcggcgctctCTGCGTGAAAAGCAGTGGAGAGAAGAGTGCAAGTTGGTGGCGATGGTGATGAAGCTTTAGCAAAGTGTTGCTGCCGAGTGAGCTTCATATTTCATGTTCATGGTGTGCGTGTTGAAACGAACTTTTACCTCTATAAATCCCCACAACCCTCTCTTACTACATCATTTACTACCCAAGGCAGGGTGAAACCAAAAGAGATCACCACAGGATGATATCAAGGGaaagcttttgaaaattaaaatcatattcaatatcattttttgcgATGCAGGTTCTAtttcaaaatgcaaacaaatttaaaagaaaaaattacaaatatcatttttatttcaataacgCAATAACTAAACAATTCTCATTTTATCATTCCTAGAGTGTTTTGTTCCTTTCAATTTATGACTAGAgataaatagataaaaattaaaacgacagTGAAACATACATGGATCTGAGTTTAGTAGCACCTGCCTTGAATTTTGAGCCTTGGACCAAGGCGTGAACTGCTCCTAATGTGTTCCGTAAACGGATGGATGCTGTAAGGAGCAGAAAAAGAGGCCATTTGCGCCGAATTCGCAGGTGCTGCTGCTTCCCACGCCCTCACCTCTCTCAAACAGCCCCTTTTACAATGTGTATTATTAGTTTTGTGGCACCCCCTCGGGTTAATGGTGCTTTCCCGTGATTTCAACGTGCGCTCCTCTCGCTTGCTCTTATTACCACAATGCTATCGCCCATTAATCATCTCGCTCCCGCTGCAAGCTCTAAAAAGACCGCCATTTCTCACGTTTAATTGGCACGCGATCCGCACTTTCCTCCGATTAACCCCGTCCTTTTACGACTCAGattgtagaaaaaattatttttcgataaaaacaaaaagatctCGAtagaatttatggaatttataaattactaaaaattacgGTTACTCACTCTCTTATATCCTCAATATCCTCTGTCACAATAAATTCAGTATTCATAAAAGGTAATgtgttttttcctaatttttctcaagaatCCATCGTAATACTAACtataaaatccaatttgtaTTTGAGGTCATTAACTTATGTGCTTGACGAgactatattttttcatattctcATGTCCTGATATACTGAATATTtagttgtttaaaaaaatacgcagGAAAATATGGAAACTTGAACCTTTTTGTGAGTGTTAAATGTAGTCAAGCCTAATGTTCttcaaaaaaacatttaagagGACAGAAGAGGAA is part of the Cloeon dipterum chromosome 1, ieCloDipt1.1, whole genome shotgun sequence genome and harbors:
- the LOC135938279 gene encoding brain-specific homeobox protein homolog; protein product: METTSSEVDSRSGGESLPESPVVSSKAKAFYIENIIDKSPSSHLPPNSKVLRPTPSNAPMPFDFSQGAQLAPEVPSMPCLHTPQYPLFYNNWFPGKHHSQFFGLQAPKPVGRRSRKPGIDRKPRQAYSAKQLERLESEFKIDKYLSVSKRLELSKALHLTEVQIKTWFQNRRTKWKKQLTSRLKMAQRQGLFPAHYFAAAAAAAAAAVSGPSAAAPLPHHPYPALLPYYAAASHMFAAPVVSPTQSISPQPASPPGSPSGTASLPSDHYQQHPH